The Planifilum fulgidum genome segment AGAAGAGGGATGAGCGTCATCGAGGTGAGGGGCGTCACGAAGCGGTTCGGGAATTTCACCGCCCTCGATTCCATCGATCTGACCGTCGGCGAGGGGGAGATATACGGTTTCATCGGGCCGAACGGCGCCGGAAAATCGACGACGATCCGGATTTTGCTCGGGATGCTGAAGGCGACGAGCGGTTCGGCGCGGATTTTCGGAAAGGACGTGTGGAAGGATGCGGTGGAGATCCACCGGCGGATCGCCTACGTCCCCGGCGATGTGAACCTGTGGCCCAATCTGACCGGGGGCGAGGTGATCGATTTGCTGTTGAAGCTGAGGGGAAACGGAAATCCAAACAAAAGGGATGAGCTGTTGGAGCGGTTCGGCTTGGATCCGCGGAAGAAATGCCGCACCTACTCGAAGGGGAACCGGCAAAAGGTGGCCCTGGTGGCGGCTTTCGCCCAGGATGCCGATCTGTACCTGTTGGATGAGCCCACCTCCGGCCTGGATCCCTTGATGGAGCGCACCTTCCAGGAGTGCGTCCGGGAAGCCAAGGCGGA includes the following:
- a CDS encoding ABC transporter ATP-binding protein, with the translated sequence MSVIEVRGVTKRFGNFTALDSIDLTVGEGEIYGFIGPNGAGKSTTIRILLGMLKATSGSARIFGKDVWKDAVEIHRRIAYVPGDVNLWPNLTGGEVIDLLLKLRGNGNPNKRDELLERFGLDPRKKCRTYSKGNRQKVALVAAFAQDADLYLLDEPTSGLDPLMERTFQECVREAKAEGKTVFLSSHILSEVEKLCDRVAIIRQGKIIEEGSLAELRHLTRMNVILRTKRPAEGLEELKGVHHLEEKEGEWTFQVDSEELDGVIRHISRFGIEHLECLPPTLEDLFLRYYEGAEAGGTKG